The sequence CGGCATAACAATGAATTCAGATAAACATCCTTCCAACTGTCCGGGACAACCTAAAAACTTGTTATTTCTGCAGGTATGAGGGCGTCCTGCCAGGCACTGATCGCAGGTTCCGCAATGCACCGACGGATCAACCACAACAAGATCGCCGACTTTTACATTGCTTACTTCTTTGCCGCATTCTACAATTATACCCGAACACTCGTGCCCCACCGTAAATGGATATTCAACAACCTGTGAACCAATGTTGCCTTCGGAATAATAGTGAATATCAGAACCGCAGACACCTATGGTCGACAGCTTTATTTTTACATCTTGTTCATTTGTTAACAACGGTTCCGGAACACCAGTTAATTTCATCTGTCTAATTCCGGTCAATACAACTGCTCTCATTTTATAGATGATTATTTTTTCTAAATATAAATATCATTAACTCAATTATAAAAGATTTACCTCAGTATCTTTCTCTCCAATTGAAATACTTCAATTTAGATTAAATATCGACCACAATCGATCGCCACCAAATATTAAAAAATCTGCCTGTGAAGACAATGCAATTTAAAACTATTCAAAATGATTCAGGTTGGTAATTGGAAAATTTTAATCAATCCTCAAAAGTATTCTGAATCGCCATACCTTCATAACATAAAGATTTCGCAAAATTTGCCTGTAAAATAACGGACGAATTAGCTTTAACCATTTTAATTCGTTTGGTAATAACCTTAAAAATAAATGAATTGGCTGCTGTTCTGATAGTGTAAAAAAACTTTAGAATAAAAAACAGGCGGACAATTTTGTTTAGATATACTTCATTAATGAGAAATTTTGACAAGATGTGGTACTATAACTTTTACAAGCATAAACATGATTTTTGTCAGAATATCAGTAAAAAAGCATTTTTCGAACAAATCACCATTTTTTTCAAAAAAAATCAAAACTATTATAAAACATATTGCCAAACTCGTAATTACTGACAATCAATGCACTAAACAATAAAAATGAGTTTGTTTTAACAAACATTAATTAATTTTAAAAAATACTTAAGGTTTAAGTCATTTTTATAGTATATTAGCATCGCCTTAATGAATAAAACGAATTAGATACTTATTAGAACTAAAAACTACCTTTTCTCTATTAGACCAATAAGTTTTCTGATCTAACTAAACTAGACTATGAACAATCGGGTTATCAAAAAAAGATAACCCGCTTTTTTTTCTGAAAGTCACTCCCCAAAATAAAGTTCGGTTATAAAAGAATTATAATTTTTTCTACGTGCTCACAATGGCAACAACTGTTGGTTCTTAGCGTCTGATGTCAGTTTTTTGTACGGGATTTAATCACCAAAAAAGCCACGACCTTTTAATTTTGATAGACGCTTTTTAAATCTGCTAATTGTCTTTCTAACCGTTGTATTCTTTTTAATCTTCTTTGTTCTTCAATTGCCTTGTTCTGGCTACTTAATAAGTAAGGCGTTTTGTCCCTTAGAACAAAGTAAGCAGCCGTCAGGATCTTATGTCCTATTGCCATATTTGCTTTCTTACTTCCTCTACGTGCGGCAATTGTCTTATGTTTTGCAGCCATTAAACAATCTTTAGAATGTGATGCTGCCCATGCAGCTTCAACCAGGGTTGTTTTCAGGTATTTGTTGCCATGTGTTATTTTTGAAGAATATTTTTTACCGGCACTTTCGTTATTTCCTGGACACACGCCTGCCCATGAGGCAAGATGTTTCGCTGACGGAAAGAATACCATGTCATTTCCAATTTCAGCAAGTATCCCAGCAGCTATTTGTACCGACACTCCTGGAATAGTAAGTAATAATTCAACATCATTTCTCATGGAGTTAAGATATTTGTCAATTCTTTTTTCAATGCAGTCAATTTGATTATTGATATGTTCCATTGATGCAAGAATCAGTTGAAGCATAAAAATATGATGTTCGGTAATCCTTCCGTATAAAGCCTTCTTTAGTTCGGCTTTTTTTCTGACCAAAGATCCTTTTGCCAGTTCTGATAATTTCCCCGGGTCTTTTTCTCCCGATGCGATTGCCAAAACAATTGCTGTTCCTGTTTTGCCAAAAACATCACTAACTACGCTGCCTAGCTTGATGTTGGCATCTTCAAGGATGTTCTGCAAACGGTTCTTTTCAGCAGTACGCTGATGTATCAGTTTTCTTCGGTGGCGGTGCAAAACCCGAAGTTCTCTTATGCCTTGACGTGGAACAAAACTTCCTTTAAGCAAGCCACTCAACAGAAGTTTGGCAATCCATTCACTGTCCTTTTTATCCGTTTTTTGCCCCGGAACATTTTTTACATGCCTGGCATTGACCAGTAAAATCTCAAAATATTCTTCAAGTACATAGTAAACAGGTTTCCAATAAACTCCTGTGCTCTCCATCGCAATATGGCTTACTCCTTCATTCTGGAGAAAACCAATCAGCTTTTCAAGTTCTTCGGTAAATGTGCCAAAAGTTTCAGTTCGTTCAACAATATCTTTACCTTTGATGCTGGCGACTACTGTGTCCTTATGAACATCAAGGCCACAACCTCGCTCAATGATTCTTGGGAATTCTTCGACAGGATTCATAGTAGAAAATTTTATTGGTACGTAGATACCGCAAGTTAATTCACTTTCATTCCTGTTGGTGATTCCCGGGAATCATGAATGTTTTTTGTCCACATTCATTCTCAAGAA comes from uncultured Draconibacterium sp. and encodes:
- a CDS encoding IS110 family transposase produces the protein MNPVEEFPRIIERGCGLDVHKDTVVASIKGKDIVERTETFGTFTEELEKLIGFLQNEGVSHIAMESTGVYWKPVYYVLEEYFEILLVNARHVKNVPGQKTDKKDSEWIAKLLLSGLLKGSFVPRQGIRELRVLHRHRRKLIHQRTAEKNRLQNILEDANIKLGSVVSDVFGKTGTAIVLAIASGEKDPGKLSELAKGSLVRKKAELKKALYGRITEHHIFMLQLILASMEHINNQIDCIEKRIDKYLNSMRNDVELLLTIPGVSVQIAAGILAEIGNDMVFFPSAKHLASWAGVCPGNNESAGKKYSSKITHGNKYLKTTLVEAAWAASHSKDCLMAAKHKTIAARRGSKKANMAIGHKILTAAYFVLRDKTPYLLSSQNKAIEEQRRLKRIQRLERQLADLKSVYQN